In Mauremys mutica isolate MM-2020 ecotype Southern chromosome 16, ASM2049712v1, whole genome shotgun sequence, one DNA window encodes the following:
- the C16H12orf76 gene encoding uncharacterized protein C12orf76 homolog, giving the protein MLRRRRARPGWGLALLLALAGPGWAAGPAERSRAYAVLRRQNLVLMGSIFSILLITMILMAVCVYKPIRRR; this is encoded by the exons atgctgcggcggcggcgggcgcggccgggctgggggctcgcGCTGCTGCTGGCGCTGGCAGGCCCGGGATGGGCGGCGGGGCCCGCGGAGCGGAGCCGGGCCTACGCCGTGCTGCGGAGACAGAACCTGG TGCTCATGGGGAGCATCTTCAGTATCCTGTTGATCACCATGATCCTGATGGCAGTATGCGTCTACAAGCCCATTCGACGACGGTAG